Genomic DNA from Gemmatimonas sp. UBA7669:
ACCACCTTGGGGTCCAGCGTTTCTCGGCGATAGTCCACGAACTCGTAGGCCACCTGGTGTTCGTCGAGCCACTTCATGGCTTTGCGTACCATGTCACAGGATTTGAAGCCATACAGAATGGCTGTGCGTGCCGCCGCCATTCAGATCATCTCCGGTTCGAGGACTCGCTCTTCGACCTTTCCGTTGACCACGCTCACGTAGTAGCACTTGGCTTCGGCGCGGGTGTGCACGACACGCTTGACGGTGTTGTCTTCGAAGTAGATGCCGGCGTCATTGTCGCAGGCGTAGCCGGGCTGCATCTCGCCCGAGCCAATGAGCTTGTGATACAACGGCCGGCGTCCCGCTTCGGCGTCGTAATGTGGCGAGTGGCTGCCCTTGATGAAGCCCAGGCACTTCACGATGGACAGGGCCTTGGGGCGTGAGTCGGTGGTGCCCTCGTCGAACCAGCACAGTGAGCCGGCGCTGGCGCCGCCGAGCACGATGCCACGGTTCCAGGCTTCGCGCAGAATGAGGTCCACGCCCTGGGCCTTCCAGATGGCCTGCTGATTGAGGGTGTTGCCACCGCTCACGACAATGGCGTCCATGGACAGCAGCACTTCATCGAAGCCCTGCGTTTGCGAAAGGCTTTCGATGTACATGTTCTGCACGTAGGGCTCGACGTTGAGCGGCGCGCAGGCTTGATAGAACCCGAGTGCGGACTGCGGACTGTCGGCGCTGGCGGTGGGCAGATAGCAGATGCGCGGACGCGTCTTGCCGGTGAGCTGCGCCATGTAGCCGATGAACTTCGTGCGGAAGCCCCCGCCGGCAATGAGAATCTTGCGCGTGGCGCGCGGCGAGTCTGGTGTCGCCTGCGTGGAGTCGGACATGGCGGGTGCCGGAGAAGTGGAGTCGAGAGCGTGCGCGGCCTCGGGCAGTCCGAGGGCGGCGGCCGCCAGCGTGGTGGAGGTCACGAAGTCGCGTCGGTTCATTGGTCGTCGGTCACGTGTGGGTCCTGTGCGTCCCAGTAGGCGTTGGCGTGCGCGTGCCAGAGATTGCGCAGCGTAATGTGGTTGCGATAGTCGCTGAGAAACGCGCGGAGTGGCGCGGCGGTTGCCGCCTGGGCTTCCACGCCGGCTGCCTCGCGTACAGCCTGGGCCACCTGCTCGGCCTCTTCGCGTGGGAGCAGATCGAGGTAGGCACCGGTCACGATCTGCAGGTCGTCGAGCGTGGTGACATAGGCAAGACACACGTCATCGACCATATCACCGAGTGCGCCGCTGTCGTCGTGCACAAAGGCGGCATGGTTGCTGAGCAGATCGTGCAGGGTGTAGCCCACGCCCGGTTCGATGTCCTGGATGCGCCAGAAGCCCACGCGTGATTCACCGAGCGCGGTAATGAGGGCTTCGACGTCGCCGTCCATGCGATGGCCGTGCCGAGCGCGCTGGGCCTCGAGCCATTGTTTGCCCGGCGTGGCTTGATTGTTCGCGGCGGGACGATGGTGGAGGAGCCAGTGGCCGTAGAATGATTCGTCGAACTCGCTCAAGTCCAAATCGGGTGCGCCGGCAAACTGGTCGAGCGCGGCATTGGCCCAGTCGGGGCCAAGTCTGCGGTCGCACCAGTCGTTGAGTTCAGTGTGCACGCGGCGATCGCGCTCGAGCAGCTGCACGGCGCGCTGCAGGCGCTCACGCTCGGGGGCGGGCAGGGCGGCGGCCTCGGGCGGGAGGGCGGCACCGTGGCATTTCTTGAACTTGCGACCGGAGCCGCAGGGGCAGGGGGCGTTTCTATCCGAGGACATCTTTGAAAGCTATAACGGCAAACTGCGATAGCCCTGGGCGGAACGGCAAACTGCGATAGCCCTGGGCGGAACGGCAAACTGCGATAGCCCTTCGCCGGAAGCCGTGCTTCGGAAGCCGTAGGGCAGGAGCCTTAACGCAGGGGGATGGGATCTGAGATATGAGATCTGAGATCTGAGATCTGAGAGTCGAGAACTCGAAATTGAGACTTACACCGCGAGGTGTGTCGAGAAGGTCGCCGCGTCGATATTCCCGCCGCAGATCACAAGACCAACCGTGCGGCCGGCGAGGCGTTCGCGCAGCGGGTAGAGCAGGGCGGCCAGTGATGCCGCGCCGGCGGGTTCGGTGACCAGCTTGGCGCTGCGAAAGAGCAGACGCATGGCGTCGCGAATGTCTGCGTCGCGGACCAGTACCACCTCGTCGACGAACGCCTTGTTGAGCGCGTAGGAGTAGGGCTCACAGCGTGGCGCGCCGAGTGAGTCGGCAATGGTCTGCACCTTCTCGATGGCCTGCGGGCTGCCAGCGGCGAAGCTGCGATGCATGGTGTCGGCGCCTTCGGGTTCCACCACGAACACCTGCGTGCCGGGTGCAAGCTGCTTGACGGCGCAGGCCACGCCACCGGTGAGTCCGCCGCCGCCGGCTGCCACGACAATGGCATCGGGTGTGACACTCTCCGCGGCGAGTTGCTCGATGAACTCGAGGCCCACCGTGGCCGTACCGAGTGCCGTGCGTGGTCCCTCGTAGGGGTGCACAAAGGCACGCTGCTCGGCGGCTTCGATTTCGCGCACCCGCGCGAAGGCTTCATGCACATTCTCCACCAGTTCCACCTGCGCGCCCAGCTCGCGGCACATGGCAATGCGGAACGGACTGGCCGTGCGTGGCATGACGACGGTGGCGGTGGTCTGCAGCTCGCGTGCGGCGTAGGCCAGCGAGATCGCGTGATTGCCGGCCGATACGCCGGTC
This window encodes:
- a CDS encoding peptidase E, whose product is MNRRDFVTSTTLAAAALGLPEAAHALDSTSPAPAMSDSTQATPDSPRATRKILIAGGGFRTKFIGYMAQLTGKTRPRICYLPTASADSPQSALGFYQACAPLNVEPYVQNMYIESLSQTQGFDEVLLSMDAIVVSGGNTLNQQAIWKAQGVDLILREAWNRGIVLGGASAGSLCWFDEGTTDSRPKALSIVKCLGFIKGSHSPHYDAEAGRRPLYHKLIGSGEMQPGYACDNDAGIYFEDNTVKRVVHTRAEAKCYYVSVVNGKVEERVLEPEMI
- a CDS encoding SEC-C domain-containing protein; the encoded protein is MSSDRNAPCPCGSGRKFKKCHGAALPPEAAALPAPERERLQRAVQLLERDRRVHTELNDWCDRRLGPDWANAALDQFAGAPDLDLSEFDESFYGHWLLHHRPAANNQATPGKQWLEAQRARHGHRMDGDVEALITALGESRVGFWRIQDIEPGVGYTLHDLLSNHAAFVHDDSGALGDMVDDVCLAYVTTLDDLQIVTGAYLDLLPREEAEQVAQAVREAAGVEAQAATAAPLRAFLSDYRNHITLRNLWHAHANAYWDAQDPHVTDDQ
- a CDS encoding threonine ammonia-lyase, which translates into the protein MTFPSIPEIRAARTRLGQRVVTTPVRELVDHAVAERLPTGTRVWLKEELFQRTGSFKPRGALTVMLELSDEHLAHGVTGVSAGNHAISLAYAARELQTTATVVMPRTASPFRIAMCRELGAQVELVENVHEAFARVREIEAAEQRAFVHPYEGPRTALGTATVGLEFIEQLAAESVTPDAIVVAAGGGGLTGGVACAVKQLAPGTQVFVVEPEGADTMHRSFAAGSPQAIEKVQTIADSLGAPRCEPYSYALNKAFVDEVVLVRDADIRDAMRLLFRSAKLVTEPAGAASLAALLYPLRERLAGRTVGLVICGGNIDAATFSTHLAV